One uncultured Methanobrevibacter sp. genomic region harbors:
- a CDS encoding B12-binding domain-containing radical SAM protein, which yields MKITFINPPQTNSKYKFLGVVAPSLGIGYMAAVLEKNGYDVDVMDASALELTYDEIGEEILKRDPDIVSISALTPTIGVALDSADKIKQVKPDTVVVLGGYHPTFEYKSVLEEESVDVVVRGEGEYTLLELVQTIEKHGDLKAVPGLAFHDENDGSLVLTPDRPVIQNLDELPFPAFHLFPMEKYRILNITTNVATIITTRGCPMQCSFCSSAALHGNKLRRRSYSNVVDEIQMRLLEENIDTIAFMDDTFTLNKRFVYDFCREIKRRNLKFWWGCTSRVDTLDEELLQTMKDAGCITIFIGVESADQQTLDNMNKNITVAKTENAFKLARKVGIRTIASCVIGMPEDTRSSIQRTIDYVKKLNPNYALYSLATPYPGTRFYNETFKKNLISITDWSKYTLLNPVLETVDCTSKELRSIQKKAFLKFYLRPTYLIRQVSQDGFVLLKTILSVSKTILKKQTNGNTDYNKTNVNKGK from the coding sequence ATGAAAATAACATTTATTAATCCTCCCCAAACAAACTCAAAATACAAGTTTTTAGGTGTTGTAGCCCCATCTCTTGGAATCGGATATATGGCAGCGGTCCTTGAGAAAAACGGATATGACGTTGATGTCATGGATGCCAGTGCTCTTGAGCTGACCTATGATGAAATAGGCGAGGAAATTTTAAAAAGAGACCCTGATATAGTATCAATCAGCGCATTGACACCTACCATAGGAGTTGCACTGGATTCTGCCGATAAGATAAAGCAGGTAAAACCGGATACAGTTGTGGTATTGGGAGGATATCACCCTACCTTTGAATACAAAAGCGTTCTTGAGGAAGAAAGCGTTGATGTTGTTGTAAGGGGAGAAGGGGAATACACCCTATTGGAACTTGTCCAGACAATCGAAAAGCATGGCGATTTGAAAGCAGTCCCTGGATTGGCATTTCACGATGAAAATGACGGTTCATTGGTATTGACTCCTGACCGGCCGGTCATACAGAATCTGGATGAACTGCCGTTTCCGGCATTCCACCTATTTCCAATGGAAAAATACAGAATCCTCAATATCACAACCAATGTTGCAACTATAATCACTACAAGGGGATGTCCTATGCAGTGCTCATTCTGCTCATCAGCTGCACTTCACGGAAACAAATTAAGGAGAAGGTCATATTCCAATGTCGTTGATGAAATCCAGATGAGGCTTCTGGAGGAAAACATAGACACAATCGCATTTATGGACGATACATTCACATTAAACAAAAGGTTCGTCTATGACTTCTGCCGTGAAATAAAAAGGCGAAACCTTAAGTTCTGGTGGGGCTGCACCTCAAGGGTGGATACCCTGGATGAGGAACTTTTGCAAACCATGAAGGATGCAGGCTGCATTACCATTTTCATAGGCGTTGAAAGTGCAGACCAGCAAACACTTGATAATATGAACAAGAACATCACAGTCGCCAAAACCGAGAATGCATTTAAGCTTGCCCGAAAAGTAGGAATCAGAACCATAGCTTCATGCGTAATCGGAATGCCTGAAGATACCCGTTCAAGCATTCAAAGGACAATCGACTATGTTAAAAAGCTGAATCCGAATTATGCCCTCTACAGTCTGGCCACACCATATCCCGGAACCAGATTTTATAACGAAACATTCAAGAAGAATCTGATAAGCATTACGGACTGGTCCAAGTACACCCTTTTAAATCCTGTGCTGGAAACTGTTGACTGCACAAGCAAAGAGCTTAGAAGCATCCAAAAGAAGGCTTTTCTTAAGTTCTATTTGCGTCCGACATATCTTATCCGACAGGTTTCACAGGACGGATTTGTTCTTTTAAAAACCATTTTAAGTGTTTCAAAAACAATACTCAAAAAGCAGACCAACGGAAATACCGATTACAATAAAACAAACGTCAATAAGGGCAAATAA
- a CDS encoding queuosine precursor transporter, translated as MFENNTKTRMYAYLMGIFCASIIVSNILATKTLEFEFIALPCSILTFPVLFIVNDILSEIYGYKMTRDVIYLGFIINIIAIALYHIAMAFPSSSPNAPAFAMLLSTTPRLFIAGLISYMLGNILNSKVLVKLKERYNDQLFVRCMLSTAIGETVDSIIFISISFVGVLPNDLILTMICCQIVFKVLYELLAYPVTRKVIMYIRTLDDGELKGQI; from the coding sequence ATGTTTGAAAACAATACCAAAACAAGAATGTATGCATATCTGATGGGAATATTCTGTGCTTCAATAATAGTTTCCAATATATTGGCTACCAAAACATTGGAATTTGAATTTATAGCTCTGCCATGTTCAATATTGACGTTTCCAGTATTGTTCATAGTAAATGATATTCTTTCTGAAATTTACGGCTATAAAATGACTCGGGATGTTATCTACCTTGGTTTCATAATCAATATTATTGCAATTGCCCTGTATCATATTGCAATGGCATTTCCTTCAAGCAGCCCAAATGCACCTGCATTTGCAATGCTTCTCTCAACAACTCCACGGCTATTCATTGCAGGGCTCATTTCATATATGCTTGGAAATATACTGAATTCAAAAGTTTTGGTTAAGTTAAAAGAGAGATACAATGACCAGCTCTTTGTACGCTGCATGCTCAGCACTGCAATAGGTGAAACTGTTGATTCCATTATTTTCATCTCAATTTCGTTTGTCGGCGTTTTACCGAATGATTTGATATTGACAATGATTTGCTGTCAGATAGTGTTTAAGGTTCTATATGAACTCTTGGCATATCCAGTAACCAGAAAAGTAATCATGTATATAAGAACTTTGGACGATGGGGAATTGAAAGGCCAAATCTAA